From a region of the Arachis ipaensis cultivar K30076 chromosome B09, Araip1.1, whole genome shotgun sequence genome:
- the LOC110266502 gene encoding metal-nicotianamine transporter YSL1-like (The sequence of the model RefSeq protein was modified relative to this genomic sequence to represent the inferred CDS: added 62 bases not found in genome assembly) encodes MTYVGAGMICSHLVNVSLLLGAVLSYGVMYPLVGKLKGQWYPDNLEETNMKGLYGYKVFLSIALILGDGIYNFTKILVATVNGIIDKMKHYNDRNQKNAVAAEQQGYPNGNIKQTELFLKENIPMWIGIVGYLVFTVISTILIPLMFPQLKWYFVVVAYIFAPALAFCNAFGAGLTDINMAYNYGKVALFMMAALSGKENGVVAGLVGCGVIKSVVSVSCILMQDFKTAHYTLTSPRAMFMCQVIGIAMGCVTAPLSFFLYYKAFNVGDPNGEFKAPYALIYRNMAVIGVEGFSALPHHCLQLCYAFFAFAVAVNVVRDHSPKKIAKWMPLPMVMAVPFLVGAYFAIDMFMGTVIVFLWHKINDKKAKLMVPAAASGLICGEGLWTLPAAILALARINPPICMKFVPS; translated from the exons AGCTGTGCTCTCATATGGGGTCATGTACCCTTTAGTTGGTAAGCTTAAAGGACAATGGTACCCTGATAATCTAGAAGAAACCAACATGAAGGGCTTATATGGCTATAAGGTTTTTCTGTCAATTGCTCTAATCCTGGGTGATGGCATATACAACTTCACCAAGATTTTAGTTGCCACAGTTAATGGCATAATTGACAAGATGAAGCACTATAACGATCGGAACCAAAAGAACG CAGTAGCAGCTGAGCAGCAAGGGTATCCAAATGGAAACATTAAACAGACTGAGTTGTTCCTCAAGGAGAACATTCCCATGTGGATTGGAATAGTTGGATACCTTGTTTTCACAGTCATTTCGACAATTTTGATCCCGCTTATGTTTCCCCAGCTCAAATGGTACTTTGTCGTGGTTGCTTACATTTTCGCTCCAGCTCTTGCCTTCTGTAATGCTTTTGGAGCTGGTCTCACAGACATAAACATGGCGTATAACTATGGCAAAGTTGCACTCTTTATGATGGCAGCTTTGAGCGGGAAAGAAAATGGTGTTGTGGCGGGACTGGTGGGTTGTGGTGTGATTAAATCAGTGGTTTCAGTTTCTTGCATTCTGATGCAAGATTTCAAAACTGCTCATTACACCTTAACCTCTCCCAGAGCAATGTTCATGTGCCAAGTAATTGGCATTGCAATGGGATGTGTAACAGCTCCTCTGAGCTTCTTCTTGTACTACAAGGCATTCAATGTGGGAGACCCTAATGGAGAATTCAAGGCTCCTTATGCACTGATATACCGAAACATGGCAGTTATAGGTGTTGAAGGCTTCTCAGCATTGCCTCATCATTGCTTGCAGCTTTGCTATGCATTCTTTGCTTTTGCTGTGGCAGTAAACGTAGTGAGGGATCACTCGCCTAAAAAGATAGCAAAATGGATGCCATTACCAATGGTAATGGCAGTGCCATTCCTAGTTGGGGCATACTTTGCAATTGACATGTTCATGGGAACTGTGATTGTGTTCTTGTGGCACAAGATTAACGACAAGAAGGCAAAGTTGATGGTTCCGGCAGCTGCTTCTGGACTAATTTGTGGGGAGGGACTTTGGACTCTTCCTGCAGCCATTCTTGCTCTTGCAAGGATCAATCCTCCAATTTGCATGAAATTTGTCCCTTCCTAG